From a single Calothrix sp. NIES-2098 genomic region:
- a CDS encoding glutathione-dependent formaldehyde-activating GFA — translation MAFSGGCLCGAVRYECQAEPVLAMHCQCENCRKTSSTGHSSKLAIPKAALNISGELKFYETPGDSGNTVRRGFCPMCGSHIYAESSGFDEIGAVSASSLDDVSIFQPSMVVYASSGPAWDYLDPQLPKFPKMPAM, via the coding sequence ATGGCTTTTTCTGGTGGCTGTTTGTGCGGTGCAGTACGTTATGAATGTCAGGCAGAACCTGTCCTAGCAATGCATTGTCAGTGTGAAAACTGTCGCAAAACTAGTTCTACAGGGCATAGCTCAAAATTGGCAATTCCCAAAGCAGCATTGAATATATCTGGCGAATTGAAGTTCTATGAAACTCCAGGCGACAGTGGTAATACTGTACGCCGAGGTTTTTGTCCAATGTGCGGATCGCATATCTATGCTGAATCTTCTGGTTTTGATGAAATAGGAGCAGTCTCGGCCAGCAGCCTAGACGATGTATCCATATTTCAGCCTAGTATGGTGGTTTATGCCTCCAGTGGGCCAGCATGGGATTATCTCGATCCGCAGTTACCTAAGTTCCCTAAAATGCCTGCTATGTAA
- the aspS gene encoding aspartyl-tRNA synthetase, producing MRTYYCGALRKENIGETVTLYGWVDRRRDHGGVIFLDLRDRSGIVQIVSDPQRTPDSYESANALRNEYVVEITGRVTQRPDESLNPRIPTGEVEIYADKIKLLNGVRKQLPFQVSTADTETVREDLRLKYRYLDLRRERMARNIQLRHQVVKAMRRYLEDVEGFIEIETPILTRSTPEGARDYILPSRVNPGEWFALPQSPQLFKQLLMVSGMDRYYQIARCFRDEDLRADRQPEFTQLDMEMSFMSQEEIIELNEKLVSYIFKSVKGIELHHPFPRLTYAEAMERYGSDKPDTRYGLELVNVSDVLKDSGFKVFRDAVANGGIVKILPIPNGNDAISNVRIKPGGDIFKEASEAGAKGLAYIRVREDGEIDTIGAIKDNLTAEQKAEILRRTGAQAGHLLLFGAGDAATVNKTLDRLRQFVAKEFGLIDPEKINLLWITDFPMFEWNADEKRLEALHHPFTAPHPDDLHDLKTARAQAYDLVFNGFEVGGGSRRIYQREIQEQVFEAIGLSPEEAQNKFGFLLEAFEYGTPPHGGIAYGLDRLAMLLAGEESIRDVIAFPKTQQARCVLTDAPSAVDPKQLKELHVTSTYKPKT from the coding sequence ATGCGAACTTACTATTGCGGCGCGCTCCGAAAAGAAAATATTGGAGAAACTGTCACCTTGTACGGATGGGTAGACCGTCGCCGCGATCATGGGGGCGTGATATTTTTAGATTTACGCGATCGCTCTGGCATTGTCCAAATTGTGAGCGATCCTCAACGCACCCCAGATTCCTATGAGTCAGCAAATGCTCTGCGGAATGAATACGTTGTCGAAATCACTGGAAGAGTAACGCAACGTCCCGACGAATCCCTCAATCCTCGCATACCTACAGGCGAAGTAGAAATTTACGCCGATAAGATTAAATTGCTCAACGGTGTCCGCAAACAGTTACCTTTCCAAGTTTCCACAGCGGACACGGAGACAGTTAGAGAAGACTTGCGGCTGAAGTATCGCTACTTAGATTTGCGTCGCGAACGCATGGCGCGGAATATCCAATTGCGCCATCAAGTTGTAAAAGCTATGCGCCGCTACTTAGAAGACGTAGAAGGTTTTATTGAAATTGAAACCCCCATACTTACCCGTTCTACCCCAGAAGGAGCGCGGGATTACATTCTCCCCAGTCGCGTCAATCCTGGTGAGTGGTTTGCTTTACCGCAATCACCCCAGCTATTTAAACAATTGCTGATGGTATCTGGTATGGACAGATACTATCAGATTGCTCGTTGCTTCCGCGATGAAGACTTACGCGCTGATAGACAGCCTGAATTTACCCAGTTGGACATGGAAATGAGTTTCATGTCTCAAGAAGAAATTATCGAACTTAACGAAAAGTTAGTTTCTTATATTTTCAAAAGCGTTAAAGGTATTGAGTTACATCATCCTTTCCCCCGTCTTACCTACGCCGAAGCGATGGAACGCTACGGTAGCGATAAACCAGATACCCGCTACGGTTTGGAACTAGTTAATGTTTCTGATGTCTTAAAAGATTCTGGTTTCAAAGTCTTTCGGGATGCTGTCGCCAACGGTGGTATCGTCAAAATTCTGCCAATTCCCAATGGTAACGATGCAATTTCTAATGTCCGCATCAAACCAGGCGGGGATATCTTCAAAGAAGCTAGTGAAGCTGGAGCTAAGGGTTTAGCTTATATCCGCGTTCGAGAAGATGGTGAAATTGACACTATTGGCGCAATTAAAGACAACCTGACGGCTGAACAAAAAGCGGAAATTTTACGCCGTACAGGCGCACAAGCCGGTCATTTATTGCTATTTGGGGCTGGCGATGCAGCTACAGTTAATAAAACTTTAGATAGATTGCGGCAATTTGTAGCTAAGGAGTTCGGATTAATCGATCCAGAAAAAATCAATTTGCTCTGGATTACCGATTTTCCCATGTTTGAATGGAATGCTGATGAAAAACGCCTAGAAGCGCTGCATCATCCATTTACCGCACCCCATCCTGACGATTTGCATGACTTAAAAACCGCCCGCGCTCAAGCTTACGATTTGGTATTTAATGGCTTTGAAGTTGGCGGTGGTAGTCGGCGGATTTACCAACGAGAAATTCAAGAACAGGTGTTTGAAGCCATAGGTTTGTCACCTGAAGAAGCACAAAATAAATTTGGCTTTCTCTTAGAGGCGTTTGAATATGGTACACCACCTCATGGTGGCATCGCCTACGGTTTAGATCGGTTGGCGATGTTATTAGCTGGGGAAGAATCAATCCGCGATGTCATCGCTTTTCCGAAGACACAGCAAGCTCGTTGTGTGTTGACGGATGCGCCTTCTGCGGTAGATCCAAAGCAGTTGAAAGAATTGCACGTTACTTCCACTTACAAGCCAAAAACGTAA
- a CDS encoding putative selenocysteine lyase: MLLELNDLFDVKTIRQDFPLLHQEVYGKPLIWLDNSSTTQKPQSVIDTLTQFYKQYNSNVHRAVHTLGIQATDAYEAAREKVQHFIGANSASEIIFVRGTTEGINLVAQTYGRKYIREGDEIILSTLEHHSNIVPWQMLAQETGAILKVIPVSDRGEILLEEYAQLLSSRTRIVALVHVSNGLGTILPIQEMTEMAHQYGARVVIDGAQGVPHLSVDVQSLDCDFYAFSGHKMFGPSGIGVLYGKQEILEDIPPWQGGGSMIRSVTFEKTTYEVPPAKFEAGTPSIADAIALGAAIDYLTNLGMNNIAQYEHKLTDYAMAQLAQIPGLRLIGTAKQKVGVLSFIFEDISPVEVGQLLALEGIAVRAGHHCAQPTMQRFGVTGTVRPSLAFYNTYEEIDSLVEVLRQIKLSN, from the coding sequence ATGTTGTTAGAGTTAAACGATCTATTTGATGTCAAAACTATCCGTCAAGACTTTCCCCTGTTACACCAAGAAGTTTACGGCAAACCACTAATCTGGTTAGATAATTCTTCCACAACTCAAAAACCCCAAAGTGTAATTGACACGCTTACACAGTTTTACAAGCAGTATAATTCCAACGTTCATCGCGCTGTCCATACCCTAGGAATACAAGCTACAGATGCTTATGAAGCAGCCAGAGAAAAAGTACAACATTTTATAGGTGCAAATTCGGCATCAGAAATTATCTTCGTGCGCGGAACAACAGAAGGAATTAACCTAGTAGCTCAAACCTACGGACGCAAATATATTCGTGAAGGAGATGAAATTATTCTTTCCACATTGGAACACCACTCTAATATCGTTCCTTGGCAAATGTTAGCGCAAGAAACAGGTGCAATTTTAAAGGTAATTCCGGTTAGCGATCGTGGCGAAATTCTCCTCGAAGAATACGCTCAACTTTTGAGTTCGCGTACTCGCATTGTTGCTTTGGTTCACGTTTCTAATGGATTGGGAACTATTTTGCCAATTCAAGAAATGACGGAAATGGCACACCAATATGGGGCGCGTGTGGTGATTGATGGCGCTCAAGGTGTCCCCCATCTCAGCGTAGATGTTCAATCCTTAGACTGCGATTTTTATGCTTTCTCTGGTCACAAAATGTTCGGCCCGTCGGGAATTGGTGTGCTTTATGGGAAACAAGAAATTCTTGAAGATATACCGCCTTGGCAGGGTGGCGGTAGCATGATTCGCAGTGTCACTTTTGAGAAAACCACTTATGAGGTTCCACCCGCCAAATTTGAAGCAGGAACTCCCAGTATTGCCGATGCGATCGCATTAGGTGCGGCTATCGATTATCTTACTAACTTAGGGATGAATAACATCGCCCAGTACGAGCATAAACTCACCGATTACGCGATGGCACAACTCGCCCAAATTCCCGGATTGCGTTTGATTGGGACAGCGAAACAGAAGGTTGGCGTGTTGTCCTTTATCTTCGAGGATATCTCCCCAGTCGAAGTGGGACAGCTTCTCGCTTTAGAAGGTATAGCCGTGCGTGCAGGCCATCACTGCGCGCAACCCACAATGCAAAGGTTTGGCGTGACTGGGACAGTTAGACCTTCCTTAGCGTTTTACAACACTTATGAAGAAATTGATTCTTTAGTAGAAGTGCTGCGTCAAATCAAGCTTTCCAATTAA
- a CDS encoding SMF protein, translated as MTEERAYWLAWSQISGIGPVLLRRLQQHFGTLATAWKATGAELAQVEGFGAQTLAKVVKQRSHLHPEQILIKHQEENPHFWTPADADYPRLLLETPSPPASLYYRGEVELQENLGHKPLVGIVGTRQPSDYGIRWTRQISTALAKNGFTVVSGMAEGIDTESHLATMKAGGRTIAVLGTGVDVIYPPKNRDLYKQILSAGLVVSEYPAKTPPDRAHFPRRNRIIAGLSRAILVIEAPLKSGALITATYANDFGRDVYALPGRLDDYPSQGCLKLISQGASIILKELDELLKMLGAIPQIDIVAESLPPQQLSLPDLSPELQQVIDAIAVDTLPFDFIVQQTGLAAGSVSSALLQLELMGLVSQLPGMRYQKI; from the coding sequence GTGACAGAAGAACGTGCGTATTGGTTAGCTTGGTCGCAAATTTCTGGGATTGGCCCCGTATTGCTACGGCGCTTGCAACAGCATTTTGGCACGCTAGCAACAGCTTGGAAAGCGACTGGGGCGGAATTGGCACAGGTAGAGGGTTTTGGTGCGCAGACATTGGCAAAAGTGGTAAAACAGCGATCGCATCTGCATCCAGAACAAATACTCATCAAACACCAGGAAGAAAACCCGCATTTTTGGACGCCAGCAGATGCAGATTATCCCCGCTTGTTATTGGAAACACCCAGCCCACCCGCAAGTTTGTACTATCGCGGCGAAGTCGAACTACAAGAAAATCTTGGACACAAACCTCTAGTTGGAATTGTCGGAACTCGCCAACCCTCAGATTACGGTATCCGTTGGACTCGCCAGATTAGCACAGCTTTGGCGAAAAACGGCTTTACAGTTGTTTCTGGGATGGCTGAAGGAATCGACACTGAAAGCCACCTAGCTACCATGAAAGCAGGTGGACGCACGATCGCAGTTTTGGGTACAGGTGTAGATGTGATTTATCCACCAAAAAATCGGGATTTGTACAAACAGATTTTGAGCGCGGGATTAGTAGTAAGTGAATATCCCGCCAAAACCCCACCAGATCGCGCCCACTTTCCCCGCCGCAATCGCATTATTGCAGGTTTAAGCCGTGCCATCTTAGTCATAGAAGCACCTTTAAAATCAGGGGCGTTAATTACCGCCACTTACGCCAATGATTTTGGTAGAGATGTCTATGCATTACCTGGCAGGCTAGACGACTACCCATCCCAAGGTTGTTTAAAATTAATTAGTCAAGGAGCGTCGATAATTCTTAAAGAACTAGACGAACTCTTAAAAATGCTAGGAGCAATACCACAAATCGATATAGTTGCAGAATCCTTACCACCCCAGCAGTTGAGTTTGCCAGATTTATCACCAGAATTACAACAGGTAATAGATGCGATCGCTGTTGATACTTTGCCTTTCGATTTTATTGTCCAGCAAACAGGCTTGGCTGCTGGCTCAGTTTCTAGCGCATTGTTACAGTTAGAACTGATGGGTTTAGTTTCGCAACTCCCAGGAATGCGATATCAAAAAATATAG
- a CDS encoding plasmid stabilization system yields the protein MGRLYKVQNPRLKGLRKWVVKDFKKYLIFYLQADENIQIVRILYARRDIERILEQEL from the coding sequence ATGGGGAGATTATATAAAGTGCAGAATCCTCGTTTAAAAGGTTTGCGTAAGTGGGTTGTTAAGGATTTCAAAAAGTATCTGATTTTTTACCTTCAAGCAGATGAAAATATTCAAATTGTGCGAATTCTCTATGCTAGAAGAGATATTGAGAGAATTTTGGAACAAGAACTGTAG
- a CDS encoding putative addiction module antidote protein, CopG/Arc/MetJ family codes for MISINISLSDSMKTFVEEQVIKGGYASISEYLLDLINQDQQRQAQENIEELLIEGLESGDSIEVTDEWWEQKRIYLINKPLQEQ; via the coding sequence ATGATTAGTATCAATATTTCCTTGTCTGACTCAATGAAAACTTTTGTTGAGGAACAAGTAATAAAAGGTGGCTATGCTTCAATAAGTGAATACCTTTTAGATTTAATCAATCAAGACCAACAGCGCCAAGCTCAAGAAAATATAGAGGAACTTTTAATTGAAGGACTGGAGAGTGGAGATTCAATAGAAGTTACTGATGAATGGTGGGAACAAAAACGTATATACCTGATTAACAAGCCGCTTCAAGAACAATAA
- a CDS encoding PAS/PAC sensor signal transduction histidine kinase: MSQNFHIQSDLQRDDLYCSFLEHLPIAAAMLDREMKYLLTSQRWLSEIGLEEQDIIGRSHLEVFQQFCEPLTEAYHYCLRSALGLCLEEEFQQFDGLTGWRQWTLLPWCNSAGVTNGVMLLAEDITHRKQAELALRREHKQAEEAMFRLAAIVESSEDAIMSKTLDSVILSWNYGAETLFGYTAKEAIGQSVTILIPSDRMNEETQIIEKLKRGERVSHFETVRQRKDGTLIDISLSISPVKDATGKIIAASTIARDIGARKQAEEAMFRLAAIVESSEDAIISKTLDGLIVSWNRGAETLFGYTAKEAIGQPMVMLVPGDRINEEAQILEKLKCGERVDHFETVRQRKDGKLIDISLTISPVKDATSKIIGASKIARDIGVRKQAEEALRHSEAQLRQKAIDLETTLLELKRTQTQLVQNEKMSSLGQLVAGIAHEINNPVNFIYANFNPANEYIQDLLGLLQLYKQHYPSPVAEIQNKSKAIDLDFLVEDLPKLLCSMEVGADRIKKIVLSLRNFSRMDEAEMKSVNIHEGIDNTLMILQNRLKAKQDRPEIEVIKEYGNLPLVECYAGQLNQVFMNIISNAIDALEERDEWRTFEEMKQQPSQIRICTEIVSPDRIKIGILDNGCGIPESVQQRLCDPFFTTKPVGKGTGLGMSISYQIVTEKHGGSLQWHSIPGQGADFVVEIPIQQSKQIGPQLRKTHLY; encoded by the coding sequence ATGAGCCAAAATTTTCATATTCAGAGTGACTTACAGCGAGACGATCTCTACTGCTCGTTTTTGGAACATCTGCCAATTGCAGCTGCAATGCTAGACCGTGAAATGAAGTATTTGCTAACCAGCCAACGATGGTTGAGCGAAATAGGTTTGGAGGAGCAAGATATTATTGGCCGATCGCATCTTGAGGTATTTCAACAGTTCTGCGAACCATTGACAGAGGCATATCATTACTGTCTGAGGTCAGCCCTGGGATTATGTTTAGAAGAGGAATTTCAGCAGTTTGATGGTCTAACAGGCTGGCGTCAGTGGACGCTTCTCCCTTGGTGCAACAGTGCCGGGGTGACGAACGGAGTGATGCTTTTGGCTGAAGACATCACCCATCGCAAACAAGCAGAACTGGCGCTACGTCGGGAACACAAACAAGCTGAAGAAGCTATGTTTCGCCTAGCGGCAATTGTCGAGTCCTCGGAAGATGCCATTATGAGTAAAACCTTGGATAGTGTAATTCTCAGCTGGAATTATGGCGCAGAAACACTGTTTGGCTATACAGCAAAAGAAGCGATCGGTCAATCTGTAACCATACTGATTCCTAGCGATCGCATGAATGAAGAAACCCAAATTATTGAGAAACTCAAACGTGGAGAACGAGTTTCTCACTTTGAGACAGTGCGCCAACGTAAAGATGGAACGTTGATTGATATTTCGCTGAGTATTTCTCCAGTCAAAGATGCCACAGGCAAAATCATTGCGGCTTCCACAATTGCTCGCGATATCGGTGCGCGTAAACAAGCCGAAGAAGCGATGTTTCGCCTAGCGGCAATTGTCGAGTCTTCAGAGGATGCCATTATCAGCAAAACCTTGGATGGGCTGATTGTCAGCTGGAATCGTGGGGCAGAAACATTATTTGGCTACACGGCAAAAGAAGCGATCGGGCAACCTATGGTAATGCTTGTTCCTGGCGATCGCATCAATGAGGAAGCCCAAATTCTGGAGAAACTCAAGTGCGGCGAACGAGTCGATCACTTTGAAACCGTGCGTCAACGAAAAGACGGAAAGCTGATTGATATTTCGCTGACGATTTCTCCAGTCAAAGATGCCACAAGTAAAATCATCGGTGCCTCTAAAATTGCTCGCGATATTGGCGTTCGCAAACAAGCCGAAGAAGCTTTGCGACACTCAGAAGCTCAATTGCGGCAGAAGGCGATCGATCTCGAAACAACCTTACTTGAACTGAAGCGAACCCAGACTCAGCTAGTGCAAAACGAGAAAATGTCTAGTTTGGGTCAATTAGTGGCTGGAATAGCTCATGAAATTAATAACCCAGTCAACTTTATTTATGCTAACTTCAATCCTGCCAATGAATATATTCAAGATCTGTTAGGACTACTGCAATTGTATAAACAACATTATCCCAGCCCAGTAGCAGAAATACAGAATAAAAGCAAGGCTATAGACCTAGATTTTCTGGTAGAAGATTTGCCTAAATTGCTCTGTTCAATGGAAGTTGGTGCAGACCGAATTAAAAAGATTGTACTCTCATTACGGAATTTCTCTCGTATGGATGAAGCCGAGATGAAATCGGTCAATATTCATGAGGGTATTGATAATACGCTCATGATTTTACAGAATCGCCTCAAAGCCAAGCAAGATCGTCCAGAGATTGAAGTAATTAAAGAATATGGCAACTTGCCTTTAGTTGAGTGCTACGCTGGACAACTCAACCAAGTGTTTATGAACATTATTAGCAACGCCATCGATGCCCTCGAAGAACGAGACGAATGGCGCACATTTGAGGAGATGAAACAACAGCCTAGCCAAATTCGGATTTGTACAGAGATTGTCAGTCCAGATCGCATAAAGATCGGAATTTTAGATAACGGTTGCGGTATCCCAGAATCTGTGCAACAGCGATTGTGCGATCCATTCTTTACCACTAAGCCAGTTGGCAAGGGGACAGGATTGGGAATGTCGATCAGCTACCAGATTGTCACCGAGAAGCATGGTGGCTCATTACAGTGGCATTCTATACCCGGTCAGGGAGCCGATTTTGTGGTTGAAATTCCAATTCAACAGTCTAAGCAAATAGGCCCTCAATTGAGAAAAACCCATCTTTATTGA
- a CDS encoding GH3 auxin-responsive promoter, with protein sequence MRPIIQLFGQFLSASARRFQQALNEPELMQISVQKKICDRLIKSEYGKALGISSVADWQSVPIVDYDALEPWILGHQKSRQIPLTPEPILFYEKTSGSSGAAKWIPYTQSLRQSFNQMFCVWAHDLIVHGPKFSTGKLYACISPQLNPPDSQSSQDDLDYLDGWLRWLLRPWLVIPDGLNRLHDPQLFKHQLALALLQAETLEIISIWSPSFLEVHLKYIQENRELLQAELYNRISRDRLQLLSESQIPWTQLWSNLKLISCWDSANAADKAQGLRSQFPSVLVQGKGLLATEAPMTIPLIAAAGYVPVLDEVFFEFEDDGGSLHRLHELSIGKEYAIILSQKGGLYRYRIGDRVRVTHWYRQTPCLEFLGRHQAISDLVGEKLHAAFVNDALNSMNLQETHFKSLVPVANPPHYLLLLDAAKETPEIIAKQLDRALSQSHHYYRARAIGQLAPVEALISHEIPEILALHRVRTGSIWGGIKHQILATSPIDVELLAELRLGNS encoded by the coding sequence ATGCGTCCGATTATTCAGCTTTTTGGGCAATTTCTCTCCGCCAGTGCAAGGCGATTTCAGCAAGCATTGAATGAACCTGAGTTAATGCAGATATCAGTACAGAAAAAGATTTGCGATCGCCTAATTAAAAGTGAGTATGGTAAAGCTTTGGGAATTAGTTCTGTAGCAGATTGGCAAAGCGTACCGATTGTTGACTACGATGCACTCGAACCTTGGATTTTAGGACATCAAAAATCTCGACAAATTCCTCTGACTCCCGAACCTATTTTGTTTTATGAAAAAACTTCTGGTAGTAGCGGGGCGGCGAAATGGATTCCTTATACTCAGTCTTTGCGGCAATCTTTCAATCAGATGTTTTGTGTATGGGCACACGATCTGATTGTACATGGCCCCAAATTTTCTACAGGTAAGCTGTACGCCTGTATTTCGCCGCAATTAAATCCTCCCGATTCTCAATCTTCACAGGATGACTTAGATTATTTGGATGGTTGGTTGCGTTGGTTGCTACGTCCTTGGTTAGTGATACCGGATGGACTCAATCGCCTCCACGATCCGCAGTTATTTAAACATCAGTTGGCTTTGGCTTTATTGCAGGCGGAGACACTGGAAATTATTTCGATTTGGAGTCCGAGTTTCCTAGAAGTACATTTAAAATACATTCAGGAAAATCGAGAGTTATTGCAAGCAGAATTATACAACCGCATATCGCGCGATCGCTTGCAACTCCTCAGCGAAAGTCAAATTCCCTGGACACAACTGTGGTCAAATTTAAAGCTGATTTCCTGCTGGGATAGCGCTAACGCCGCCGATAAAGCACAGGGATTGCGATCGCAATTTCCTAGCGTGTTAGTTCAAGGTAAAGGACTGCTAGCCACCGAAGCCCCAATGACGATTCCGTTGATTGCTGCTGCGGGTTATGTTCCGGTTCTCGATGAGGTGTTTTTCGAGTTTGAGGATGATGGTGGTTCGCTACATCGATTACACGAACTCAGCATCGGAAAGGAGTACGCGATTATCTTGTCACAAAAGGGAGGTTTGTATCGTTATCGTATAGGCGATCGCGTCCGGGTAACTCATTGGTATCGTCAAACTCCCTGTTTAGAATTTCTGGGGCGACACCAAGCCATTAGCGATTTAGTGGGCGAAAAGTTGCACGCAGCTTTTGTCAATGATGCTTTAAATAGCATGAACTTACAGGAAACTCATTTTAAAAGTTTAGTTCCCGTTGCGAATCCACCTCACTATCTTCTGTTACTCGATGCAGCAAAAGAAACCCCAGAAATCATTGCAAAACAACTAGATCGTGCCTTATCACAGTCGCATCACTACTATCGTGCGCGCGCGATCGGTCAACTTGCACCAGTAGAAGCTTTAATTTCTCATGAAATCCCGGAAATATTAGCCCTGCATCGCGTCCGTACTGGAAGCATCTGGGGAGGTATTAAGCATCAAATTCTCGCAACCTCTCCCATTGATGTTGAACTTTTAGCAGAATTGCGATTAGGAAATTCCTAA
- a CDS encoding short-chain dehydrogenase/reductase SDR: MSEGKRQKTALITGASSGIGYQLAHIFARNHYNLVLVDKKEEKLNEMAEEFPQKFGIFVKNLVKDLSIPTSPVEIFDELQQASIVVDVLVNNAGFGTYGVFAETDLNAELKMLQVNIVTLTHLTKLFLKPMVAQGYGKILNVASVAAFQPGPLMAVYFATKAYVLSFSEAIANELEGSGVTVTALCPGPTATAFQQSAAMEDSKISSVNRMMDTERVARIGYSSLMANKTVVVPGLRNKILAESVRFTPRKLVTKVVKSMHELKKN; this comes from the coding sequence ATGAGTGAAGGTAAGCGCCAAAAAACTGCTCTGATTACTGGAGCTTCTAGCGGAATTGGCTACCAACTAGCACACATTTTTGCCCGGAATCATTACAATCTTGTGTTAGTAGATAAAAAAGAAGAAAAACTTAATGAGATGGCGGAGGAATTTCCGCAAAAGTTTGGCATTTTTGTCAAAAACCTGGTTAAGGATTTATCTATACCAACATCGCCAGTAGAAATTTTTGATGAGTTACAACAAGCATCAATCGTGGTTGATGTGTTGGTTAACAATGCTGGATTTGGGACTTATGGAGTATTTGCTGAAACAGACCTTAATGCTGAACTAAAAATGCTACAGGTCAATATAGTAACCCTCACCCATTTAACCAAGTTGTTCCTCAAGCCTATGGTAGCGCAAGGCTACGGAAAAATATTAAATGTTGCTTCGGTTGCTGCTTTTCAACCAGGGCCTTTAATGGCAGTTTATTTCGCTACTAAAGCCTATGTTTTATCCTTTTCCGAAGCAATTGCTAATGAATTAGAAGGTTCAGGGGTTACAGTGACTGCGCTTTGTCCGGGGCCAACAGCAACAGCATTTCAGCAATCAGCGGCGATGGAAGATTCTAAGATTTCTAGCGTTAATCGCATGATGGATACAGAAAGAGTTGCCAGAATTGGTTACAGCAGTTTGATGGCAAATAAAACAGTTGTAGTTCCTGGTTTAAGAAATAAAATATTGGCTGAAAGTGTAAGATTTACACCCAGAAAGCTGGTGACAAAAGTAGTAAAAAGTATGCATGAACTGAAGAAAAATTAG
- a CDS encoding D-isomer specific 2-hydroxyacid dehydrogenase NAD-binding protein, producing the protein MKVAVFGTKAYDRQFLEAANSPKQHDLVFLEPRLNRDTAILAAGFPAVCVFVHDQVDASTLEILASNGTRLVALRCAGFNNVDLHTAADLGITVVRVPAYSPYGVAEHAVGLILSLNRKIHRAYNRVREGNFSLDRLLGFNLNGRTVGIIGTGKIGLILGQIMKGFGCHLLAYDVYQNPELEAMGGKYVELPELLANSDIISLHCPLTAETHHLIDDRAIAQMKPGVMIINTSRGALIDTEAVIEGLKSGQIGYLGVDVYEQESELFFEDLSGEIIQDDVFQHLTTFPNVLITGHQAFFTEEALSNIADTTLANITDFEQGRPCHNEIRAQPPAENKILVS; encoded by the coding sequence ATGAAAGTAGCAGTATTCGGTACAAAAGCCTACGATCGGCAGTTTTTAGAAGCTGCAAATTCGCCTAAACAACACGATTTAGTATTTTTAGAACCCCGCCTAAATCGAGATACCGCCATTTTAGCCGCCGGGTTTCCAGCAGTTTGTGTATTTGTGCATGACCAGGTTGACGCCTCAACTTTAGAGATTCTCGCCTCAAACGGAACTCGCCTGGTAGCCCTGCGCTGTGCGGGGTTTAACAATGTAGACTTACATACAGCCGCAGACTTAGGAATTACAGTTGTGCGCGTACCTGCCTACTCACCCTATGGGGTCGCAGAACACGCTGTAGGATTAATTTTGAGCCTCAATCGCAAAATCCACCGCGCTTATAACCGCGTTCGGGAAGGCAATTTTTCCCTAGATAGATTGCTAGGTTTCAACCTCAACGGACGCACCGTGGGGATTATCGGTACTGGCAAAATCGGTTTAATTTTGGGTCAAATCATGAAAGGATTTGGCTGTCATCTACTGGCATACGATGTGTATCAAAACCCAGAATTAGAAGCCATGGGTGGAAAGTATGTAGAGTTGCCAGAGTTACTTGCCAACTCTGATATCATCTCTCTACATTGTCCCCTAACTGCGGAAACTCATCACTTGATCGACGATCGCGCGATCGCCCAAATGAAACCAGGTGTGATGATTATTAACACTAGTCGAGGCGCACTCATTGATACGGAAGCGGTAATTGAAGGGTTAAAATCCGGTCAAATCGGTTATCTTGGTGTCGATGTATACGAGCAAGAATCAGAATTGTTTTTTGAGGATTTGTCTGGTGAAATTATCCAAGATGATGTTTTCCAGCACCTCACAACCTTTCCCAACGTGCTGATCACTGGACATCAAGCCTTCTTTACAGAAGAAGCTCTGAGTAATATTGCGGATACAACTCTAGCTAATATCACTGACTTTGAACAAGGTCGTCCTTGCCACAATGAAATCCGCGCTCAACCTCCAGCTGAAAATAAAATACTCGTTAGCTAG